The Myxococcota bacterium genome has a segment encoding these proteins:
- a CDS encoding tetratricopeptide repeat protein — MDARRRRAALPAFLALAFALSGCGMSHAGDTPRAVVIGIDGADWRIVDPLIEAGRMPNLAALRERGSSGPIRTLVDYPLSPVVWTSVVTGKTPAKHGITWFLVDRKDGSRVPVRSHNRRAKALWNVLAERGLRAVSIGWWASYPAEDVGPGVMVSDGLGFHGFGRTAREGDDARKVWPSERFGEFDALVPPEQSVSYDFTKRFLHLSEEQFRNARFDPARTARADPDNPLHLFQQYAVTAQGYTSIAEKLLGEPYDLFLVYFEQVDSFSHLFMKHAAPRLEWISEEDHALFEDAVTEWYAYQDELLGRLLAKIDLDTTAVFVLSDHGFKSGERRIHSEHTVDINAAHLDHEPEGILLAAGPGIRRGAKIEEASVLDLAPTVLQYLGLPVGKDMDGKSLAGVFEPELLGARPLAYVSTYEGEPKAKPTGEDVAELGADELAENEERLATLGYVEKSGGEADAGADDESSPEIHDNLARIHARAGELDQAVAEFEKALALAPNDADALLGLSAIAAQRGNGARAEQLAKIALASNPDFPPALAQLADLRREAGDPRECARLYEQAVALHDAMPGLYLGLGDCQQRAGEFAKAEAAFTRASELDPDSIAAVYNLGVTAFQQGREEDAIALYERALAIDPKSALAAAILNNLGTVHLDRGEKEKAIARWKEAVAASPAQLESRYNLAAQYLEQGKLDDALPLLEEAARLAPNHELVHTRLANVYLQKGRGQDAYRVLTLVHRLYPENWFAPLGLAVLHAANERESEARALLDEALRLGGDDAKRAAKGYAALAPLLGGGAEAGAH, encoded by the coding sequence ATGGATGCGAGGCGGCGGCGCGCCGCACTCCCGGCCTTCCTTGCGCTCGCCTTCGCCCTCTCGGGCTGCGGCATGAGCCACGCCGGCGACACCCCGCGCGCCGTCGTGATCGGCATCGACGGCGCCGACTGGCGCATCGTCGACCCGCTGATCGAAGCCGGCCGGATGCCGAACCTCGCCGCGCTGCGCGAGCGCGGCAGCTCCGGGCCGATCCGCACGCTCGTCGACTACCCGCTCTCCCCCGTCGTGTGGACCTCCGTCGTCACCGGCAAGACACCGGCAAAGCACGGCATCACCTGGTTCCTCGTCGATCGGAAGGACGGGAGCCGGGTTCCCGTGCGCAGCCACAACCGGAGGGCCAAGGCGCTGTGGAACGTGCTGGCCGAGCGCGGGCTGCGCGCGGTCTCGATCGGCTGGTGGGCGAGCTACCCGGCGGAGGACGTCGGCCCGGGCGTGATGGTCTCGGATGGGCTCGGCTTCCACGGCTTCGGGCGCACGGCGCGCGAGGGCGACGACGCGCGCAAGGTGTGGCCGAGCGAGCGCTTCGGCGAGTTCGATGCGCTCGTGCCGCCCGAGCAGAGCGTCTCCTACGACTTCACGAAGCGCTTCCTGCACCTGTCCGAGGAGCAGTTCCGCAACGCGCGCTTCGACCCCGCGCGGACGGCGCGCGCCGACCCGGACAATCCGCTCCACCTCTTCCAGCAGTACGCCGTCACCGCGCAGGGCTATACGTCGATCGCGGAGAAGCTGCTGGGCGAGCCCTACGACCTGTTCCTCGTCTACTTCGAGCAGGTCGACAGCTTCTCGCACCTGTTCATGAAGCACGCCGCGCCGCGCCTCGAGTGGATCTCGGAGGAGGATCACGCGCTCTTCGAGGACGCGGTAACCGAGTGGTACGCCTATCAAGACGAGCTGCTCGGGCGCCTGCTCGCGAAGATCGACCTCGACACGACGGCCGTCTTCGTGCTCTCCGATCACGGCTTCAAGAGCGGCGAGCGGCGCATCCACAGCGAGCACACCGTCGACATCAACGCGGCGCACCTCGACCACGAGCCGGAGGGCATCCTCCTCGCGGCGGGCCCGGGAATCCGACGCGGCGCGAAGATCGAGGAGGCCTCCGTGCTCGACCTCGCCCCGACCGTGCTCCAGTACCTCGGGCTCCCGGTCGGCAAGGACATGGATGGGAAGTCACTCGCCGGCGTCTTCGAGCCCGAGCTCCTCGGAGCGCGCCCGCTCGCCTACGTGTCGACCTACGAAGGCGAGCCGAAGGCGAAGCCGACGGGCGAAGACGTCGCCGAGCTCGGCGCCGACGAGCTGGCCGAGAACGAGGAGCGCCTCGCAACGCTCGGCTACGTCGAGAAGTCCGGCGGCGAAGCCGACGCGGGCGCCGACGACGAGTCGTCGCCCGAGATCCACGACAACCTGGCGCGCATCCACGCGCGCGCGGGCGAGCTCGACCAGGCCGTCGCCGAGTTCGAGAAGGCGCTCGCGCTGGCGCCCAACGACGCCGACGCGTTGTTGGGTCTCTCGGCGATCGCGGCACAGCGCGGCAACGGCGCGCGCGCCGAGCAGCTCGCCAAGATCGCGCTCGCCTCGAACCCCGACTTCCCGCCCGCGCTCGCGCAGCTCGCCGACCTGCGCCGCGAAGCGGGCGACCCGCGCGAGTGCGCCCGCCTCTACGAGCAGGCCGTCGCACTCCACGACGCGATGCCCGGCCTCTACCTCGGGCTCGGCGACTGCCAGCAGCGCGCGGGCGAGTTCGCGAAGGCCGAGGCCGCGTTCACACGCGCGAGCGAGCTCGACCCCGACTCGATCGCCGCCGTCTACAACCTCGGCGTCACGGCCTTCCAGCAGGGACGCGAGGAGGACGCGATCGCGCTGTACGAGCGCGCGCTCGCGATCGACCCGAAGAGCGCGCTCGCCGCCGCGATCCTCAACAACCTCGGCACCGTGCACCTCGACCGCGGCGAGAAGGAGAAGGCGATCGCGCGCTGGAAGGAAGCGGTCGCGGCGTCCCCTGCACAGCTCGAGAGCCGCTACAACCTCGCGGCGCAGTACCTCGAGCAGGGCAAGCTCGACGACGCGCTGCCGCTACTCGAGGAGGCCGCGCGGCTCGCGCCGAACCACGAGCTCGTGCACACGCGACTCGCGAACGTGTACCTGCAGAAGGGGCGCGGGCAGGACGCGTACCGCGTGCTGACGCTCGTGCACCGCCTCTATCCGGAGAACTGGTTCGCGCCGCTCGGGCTCGCGGTGCTCCACGCCGCCAACGAACGCGAGAGCGAGGCGCGCGCGCTGCTCGACGAGGCGCTGCGGCTCGGCGGCGACGATGCGAAGCGCGCGGCCAAGGGATATGCGGCGCTCGCGCCGCTGCTCGGGGGTGGAGCCGAGGCTGGCGCGCACTGA
- a CDS encoding TetR/AcrR family transcriptional regulator, with translation MASPGSEGAARPARAPRRGVAASRREAQRRDTREQLYALAIAEFRRVGTQNARVHDIARAAGVVPGTFYFHFPTKDHVVFEMWLRNAQRFIERLEALAPAGGEPGLAHFLRAVADAMIDVEEELAAPDLVRDSLGLLLRPPDGTSLDDDPIGRAIAGHLAAAAARGELRAGALPPDELAQILLTSAFGALAAAPDDPAERRRRLRRTLDFFAEALAPAR, from the coding sequence ATGGCGAGCCCGGGTTCGGAGGGCGCCGCGCGCCCGGCGAGAGCGCCGCGGCGCGGCGTCGCCGCGAGCCGGCGCGAAGCGCAGCGGCGCGACACGCGCGAGCAGCTCTACGCGCTCGCGATCGCCGAGTTCCGCCGCGTCGGCACGCAGAACGCGCGCGTGCACGACATCGCGCGCGCGGCCGGCGTCGTGCCCGGCACATTCTACTTCCACTTCCCGACCAAGGACCACGTCGTCTTCGAGATGTGGCTGCGCAACGCGCAGCGCTTCATCGAGCGACTCGAGGCGCTCGCGCCGGCGGGCGGCGAGCCCGGCCTCGCGCACTTCCTGCGCGCGGTCGCCGACGCGATGATCGACGTCGAGGAGGAGCTCGCCGCGCCCGACCTCGTGCGCGATTCCCTCGGCCTGCTCCTGCGGCCGCCGGACGGCACGTCGCTCGACGACGACCCGATCGGCCGCGCGATCGCAGGCCACCTCGCCGCGGCCGCCGCGCGCGGCGAGCTGCGCGCCGGCGCGCTCCCGCCCGACGAGCTCGCGCAGATCCTGCTCACCTCGGCCTTCGGCGCCCTCGCCGCCGCGCCCGACGACCCCGCCGAGCGGCGGCGCCGCCTGCGCCGCACGCTCGACTTCTTCGCCGAGGCGCTGGCTCCCGCTCGTTAG
- a CDS encoding amidohydrolase family protein — MTYDLIVRGGTIVDGTGRAPFRGDVAVRDGRIAAVGAPGEIAGEAAREVDATGLVVTPGFVDVHTHYDAQVTWDPYLTPSCFHGVTTAVLGNCGVGFAPARPDEREWLIELMECVEDIPRAAISAGMKWDWESFPEYLDALERAPLAMDIATHVPHTSLRTYVMGERGASNEPATPADIAEMARLVKEGIAAGALGFSTSRTLAHRAPNGEPVPGTFASEDELFGIGRVLGELGTGIFEVANNGAAGEDVEAPKAEVDWMRRLSKEIGRPVSFTMLQVDAAPNLWRELLATAKAARAEGADLHPQIAGRPFGMLMGLQTERHAWRGRPAFEEIAGLPLAELAAELRTPERRRRILSEPADTNGFGAVWVQYDKLFPLGNPMNYEPSDEDSIAAIAKRSGRDPQEVLYDAMIAEDGRAMLLVPALNYSERSCDPIYEMMHEPQTVLGLGDGGAHCALICDASIQTFMLTHWVRDRSRGPRLPIEFAVKRMTHDPARLYGLEDRGTLEPGMKADLNLIDLERLALELPEAVADLPAGARRLVQRARGYVATFVSGVETMRDDRPTGALPGALVRGAQPAPSAA, encoded by the coding sequence ATGACCTACGACCTGATCGTGCGCGGCGGAACCATCGTGGACGGCACCGGCCGGGCGCCCTTCCGGGGCGACGTCGCGGTGCGCGACGGGCGCATCGCCGCCGTCGGCGCGCCCGGCGAGATCGCGGGCGAGGCCGCGCGCGAGGTCGACGCGACGGGCCTCGTCGTGACGCCGGGCTTCGTCGACGTGCACACGCACTACGACGCGCAGGTCACCTGGGACCCCTACCTCACGCCGAGCTGCTTCCACGGCGTCACGACCGCCGTGCTCGGCAACTGCGGCGTCGGCTTCGCGCCCGCCCGGCCGGACGAGCGCGAGTGGCTGATCGAGCTGATGGAGTGCGTCGAGGACATCCCGCGCGCCGCGATCTCGGCCGGCATGAAGTGGGACTGGGAGTCGTTCCCGGAGTACCTCGACGCGCTCGAGCGCGCGCCGCTCGCGATGGACATCGCGACGCACGTGCCGCACACGTCGCTGCGCACGTACGTCATGGGCGAGCGCGGCGCGAGCAACGAGCCGGCCACGCCCGCCGACATCGCCGAGATGGCGCGCCTCGTGAAGGAGGGCATCGCGGCCGGCGCGCTCGGCTTCTCGACGTCGCGCACGCTCGCGCACCGCGCGCCGAACGGCGAGCCCGTGCCCGGCACGTTCGCATCGGAGGACGAGCTGTTCGGCATCGGACGCGTCCTCGGCGAGCTCGGCACCGGCATCTTCGAGGTCGCGAACAACGGCGCGGCCGGCGAGGACGTCGAGGCGCCGAAGGCCGAGGTCGACTGGATGCGGCGGCTCTCGAAGGAGATCGGCCGCCCCGTGTCGTTCACGATGCTGCAGGTCGACGCCGCGCCGAACCTGTGGCGCGAGCTGCTCGCGACGGCGAAGGCCGCGCGCGCCGAGGGCGCGGACCTCCATCCGCAGATCGCCGGCCGCCCGTTCGGCATGCTGATGGGCCTGCAGACGGAGCGGCACGCGTGGCGCGGCCGGCCCGCGTTCGAGGAGATCGCGGGGCTCCCGCTCGCCGAGCTCGCGGCCGAGCTGCGCACGCCCGAGCGGCGCCGGCGCATCCTGTCCGAGCCCGCCGACACGAACGGCTTCGGGGCCGTCTGGGTGCAGTACGACAAGCTCTTCCCGCTCGGCAACCCGATGAACTACGAGCCGAGCGACGAGGACTCGATCGCCGCGATCGCGAAGCGCTCCGGCCGCGACCCGCAGGAAGTGCTCTACGACGCGATGATCGCGGAGGACGGCCGCGCGATGCTGCTCGTCCCCGCGCTCAACTACTCCGAGCGCTCGTGCGACCCGATCTACGAGATGATGCACGAGCCGCAGACCGTGCTCGGCCTCGGCGACGGCGGCGCGCACTGCGCGCTGATCTGCGACGCGAGCATCCAGACGTTCATGCTCACGCACTGGGTGCGCGACCGCTCGCGCGGCCCGCGCCTCCCGATCGAGTTCGCCGTGAAGCGCATGACGCACGACCCGGCGCGGCTCTACGGGCTCGAGGATCGCGGCACGCTCGAGCCCGGCATGAAGGCCGACCTCAACCTGATCGATCTCGAGCGGCTCGCGCTCGAGCTGCCCGAGGCCGTCGCCGACCTGCCGGCCGGCGCGCGCCGCCTCGTGCAGCGCGCGCGCGGCTATGTCGCGACCTTCGTGTCGGGCGTCGAGACGATGCGCGACGACCGGCCGACGGGCGCCCTGCCCGGCGCGCTCGTGCGCGGCGCGCAGCCCGCGCCGAGCGCGGCCTAG
- a CDS encoding tail fiber domain-containing protein — protein MACRRSFAFVSLLAVLLPGVGAADVTFTLGAGEDFVVEGAGPVEHLRIDGDTGNVSRSGALFVYTTPQSLSVGFDALATEAATPADSGDANTAFGHSALQSTSGGCCTYGQPFGGRNSAFGKYALAANVSGNESSAFGANALRNTTVGGSAAFGADALMSSTTGYFNSAFGTRALTANTTGSQNVAFGYGALASNDVGITNSAVGFAALASNTNGTSNTAVGFQALAYNTTGDNHVAVGYAALQSTQDSLRNTAVGTRALQFLTTGGDNAAVGMHALRANVVGSNNTAVGSQALDGATGSGNTGVGSSSLGSLGTGNNNVALGGGSSLVTGSDNVYIANTGNNFESGKIRIGTASQTEAFITGISGNTVSGGVPVLINASHELGTTTSSAKFKEKVETLADPRDVLMRLRPVSFVYREDAGGDGATIEYGLIAEEVAKVAPELVVVDGEGAPYSVRYQLLTPMLLREIQRQELAIRDQAKAIDELRDRLADRE, from the coding sequence ATGGCGTGTCGTCGCTCGTTCGCGTTCGTCTCGCTTCTCGCCGTCCTCCTTCCCGGCGTCGGCGCGGCCGACGTGACGTTCACGCTCGGCGCGGGCGAGGACTTCGTCGTCGAGGGTGCGGGCCCGGTCGAGCACCTGCGCATCGACGGCGACACGGGCAACGTGTCGAGGAGCGGCGCGCTGTTCGTCTACACGACTCCGCAGAGCCTCTCGGTCGGGTTCGACGCGCTCGCGACCGAAGCGGCGACGCCGGCCGATTCGGGAGACGCGAACACCGCATTCGGACACAGCGCACTGCAGAGCACGTCGGGCGGCTGCTGCACGTACGGCCAGCCGTTCGGCGGGCGCAACTCCGCGTTCGGCAAGTACGCACTCGCGGCGAACGTGAGCGGGAACGAGAGCTCGGCCTTCGGTGCGAACGCGCTGCGCAACACGACGGTCGGCGGGAGCGCGGCGTTCGGCGCGGATGCGCTGATGTCGAGCACGACCGGCTACTTCAACTCGGCGTTCGGTACCCGGGCGCTCACGGCGAACACGACGGGCTCGCAGAACGTGGCGTTCGGATACGGCGCGCTCGCGAGCAACGACGTCGGCATCACCAACTCCGCCGTCGGCTTCGCAGCCCTCGCTTCGAATACGAACGGCACGTCGAACACCGCGGTCGGCTTCCAGGCGCTCGCCTACAACACGACCGGCGACAACCACGTGGCCGTCGGATACGCCGCCCTCCAGAGCACGCAGGACTCGCTGCGCAACACGGCGGTGGGGACGCGCGCGCTCCAGTTCCTGACGACGGGCGGCGACAACGCCGCGGTCGGGATGCACGCGCTGCGTGCGAACGTCGTCGGGTCGAACAACACCGCCGTCGGGTCGCAGGCGCTCGACGGCGCGACCGGGAGCGGAAACACGGGAGTCGGGTCGTCGTCCCTCGGGTCGCTCGGGACCGGGAACAACAACGTCGCGCTCGGCGGCGGATCGAGTCTCGTGACCGGGAGCGACAACGTCTACATCGCCAACACGGGGAACAACTTCGAGAGCGGGAAGATCCGCATCGGGACGGCCTCGCAGACCGAGGCCTTCATCACGGGCATCTCGGGCAACACGGTCTCGGGCGGCGTTCCGGTGTTGATCAACGCGTCCCACGAGCTCGGCACCACGACCTCGTCCGCGAAGTTCAAGGAGAAGGTCGAGACGCTCGCCGACCCGCGCGACGTGCTGATGCGGCTTCGCCCGGTGTCGTTCGTGTATCGCGAGGACGCGGGCGGCGACGGCGCCACGATCGAGTACGGACTGATCGCGGAGGAGGTGGCGAAGGTCGCGCCCGAGCTCGTCGTGGTCGACGGCGAGGGCGCGCCGTACTCGGTGCGGTACCAGCTGCTCACGCCGATGCTCCTGCGCGAGATCCAGCGCCAGGAGCTCGCGATCCGCGATCAGGCGAAGGCGATCGACGAGCTGCGCGATCGGCTCGCCGATCGCGAGTGA